One part of the Pecten maximus chromosome 1, xPecMax1.1, whole genome shotgun sequence genome encodes these proteins:
- the LOC117335602 gene encoding RNA-binding protein with serine-rich domain 1-B-like, whose protein sequence is MVRSQSKSRERKKSGPERGREKHRKDSSSSSDSDSDSSSSSGSRRRSRSSSSNSSSSSSGSSRSSSSRSGSSSSSRSSSSDSSPRRTRAKRKASESPKRKKRSPSPVKPTKVHVGRLTRNVSKDHIMEIFSVYGQVKHIEMPIDRVHASFSKGFAYVEYDNTTEAEKAIKYMNGGQIDGQEISAAAVLAPRPVRARRSPPRRPPPRWNRQSPPRYRDRRRSPPQRRRSPPRRRSRSPVRRRRYSRSSSSSSR, encoded by the exons AT GGTAAGAAGTCAAAGTAAAAGCCGGGAGCGAAAGAAAAGTGGACCTGAAAGGGGAAGAGAGAAACACAGGAAGGATTCATCCTCCAGCAGTGACAGTGACTCGGACAGCAGCAG CTCATCAGGCTCTAGAAGACGTTCACGCTCATCATCCAGTAACAGCAGTTCCAGTAGCAGTGGTAGTTCACGCAGCAGTTCTTCACGGTCCGGAAGCTCGAGCTCCAGTCGGTCATCCTCTAGTGATAGCAGTCCACGGAGAACAAGAGCCAAACGAAAGGCTTCAGA ATCACCGAAGAGGAAGAAGCGGAGTCCTTCTCCTGTCAAACCCACCAAAGTACATGTTGGAAGATTGACACGCAATGTCTCCAAAGACCACATCATGGAGATCTTCAGTGTGTATGGACAGGTGAAACATATAGAAATGCCAATCGACAGAGTCCATGCAAGTTTCTCCAAGGGATTCGCCTATGTGGAATATGATAACACAACAGAGGCAGAGAAAGCTATCAAATATATGAATGGAG GTCAGATAGATGGCCAGGAGATATCAGCTGCTGCAGTGTTGGCACCACGACCGGTGAGAGCTAGACGATCACCCCCACGGAGGCCTCCACCAAGATGGAACAGGCAGTCACCTCCTCGTTACAGAGACAGAAGAAG GTCACCACCACAGCGACGGAGATCTCCACCTCGTCGAAGATCAAGGTCACCAGTACGCAGACGACGATACAGCAGATCAAGTTCAAGCTCATCACGATGA
- the LOC117335612 gene encoding ubiquitin-conjugating enzyme E2 S-like, with translation MSSCSNVENLSPQVIRQVARELGELCSDPPEGIKVFTSDEDITDIRAQIEGPAGTPYAGGLFRMKLVLGKNFPSEPPKGFFVTRIFHPNVASNGEICVNTLKKDWKPELGIKHILLTVKCLLIVPNPESALNEEAGKLLLEQYEDYSMRAKLYTDIHAKPPKASTDSGLSSQLKGNIEGPMAKKHAGDKKLIDKKKKEKKKVLKRL, from the exons ATGTCAAGT TGTTCAAACGTTGAGAATTTATCACCTCAAGTAATCCGGCAAGTAGCTCGAGAGCTAGGAGAACTTTGTAGTGATCCGCCTGAAGGCATAAAAGTATTTACAAGTGATGAAGATATTACAGATATACGGGCACAGATTGAAGGGCCAG CGGGAACTCCATATGCTGGTGGACTTTTTAGAATGAAACTTGTGCTAGGAAAAAACTTTCCTTCAGAACCACCAAAAGGTTTCTTTGTTACGCGGATATTTCATCCAAATGTTGCAAGCAATGGGGAGATTTGTGTGAACACTCTAAAGAAAGACTGGAAGCCAGAGCTTGGAATCAAACATATACTTCTT ACCGTTAAATGCCTTTTGATAGTCCCTAACCCAGAATCTGCTTTAAATGAAGAGGCGGGGAAACTTTTACTGGAGCAATACGAAGATTATTCAATGAGAGCTaaattatatacagacatacatgCAAAACCTCCAAA AGCATCAACAGATTCAGGTTTATCATCACAATTGAAAGGAAACATTGAAGGACCAATGGCGAAAAAACATGCCGGTGACAAAAAACTCAtagacaaaaagaaaaaagagaaaaagaaagtgctgaagagatTATGA
- the LOC117335651 gene encoding ADP-ribosylation factor-like protein 6-interacting protein 1: MAEINNHSNQEEQQHNELNEVKRSLEGWREVLLPLNGLLNWEKTYHPAIIIGLNTFIFLLIWYFEPSVLTSFALLGLAVSLIDFLVPMIGPNFLASKWTGRQEQQYEDICRRIMNFKYHSRNLMESMVSLKTERPKTYFLIVMGALVSMAWMGSKMDNLLLTYFLITMIMLVPGIRRHGILQKYFSRAFGVITSLIRGKTKRFKSS; the protein is encoded by the exons ATGGCGGAAATTAACAACCATTCCAATCAAGAAGAACAG CAGCATAATGAGTTGAATGAGGTAAAGAGAAGTCTTGAAGGATGGAGAGAAGTCCTTCTTCCATTGAATGGTCTCTTGAACTGGGAGAAAACCTATCATCCAGCCATCATCATCGGATTAAATACATTCATCTTCCT GTTGATATGGTACTTTGAGCCGTCAGTCCTGACCTCCTTTGCCCTGTTGGGATTGGCTGTGAGTCTCATTGATTTTCTCGTGCCTATGATTGGTCCAAACTTCCTGGCATCCAAATG GACTGGTCGCCAGGAACAACAGTACGAGGATATCTGTAGGAGAATTATGAATTTCAAGTATCATTCTAGAAATCTGATGGAATCTATGGTGTCCTTGAAGACAGAAAGGCCCAAAACA TATTTCCTTATCGTGATGGGAGCGTTAGTGTCTATGGCTTGGATGGGAAGTAAAATGGACAACCTTCTACTCACCTATTTCCTAA tTACCATGATAATGTTGGTTCCTGGTATAAGACGCCATGGCATCCTGCAGAAGTATTTCTCACGAGCATTTGGTGTGATTACGTCACTGATCAGAGGAAAAACCAAGAGGTTCAAGTCCAGTTAG